Proteins from one Ranitomeya variabilis isolate aRanVar5 chromosome 1, aRanVar5.hap1, whole genome shotgun sequence genomic window:
- the LOC143806984 gene encoding protein kinase C theta type-like, protein MATERRRAQRDRVLRERRVIHEELVFFALGRSDIMPPDMDTDATKMASKRQHLDMTRKTKRQEILSNRRKMETPMEFSDDELQRAIPVSLKKIGKLATEIRKRNKEAILNKRRNISAEINLDEVLQGTQRQVSSRAESQDTPNLQRMAAKERMRNNRDWAVQCRRHLTYASPIINGNGALCGSWSSTKTISIPDFLFHLSDSSPERSMEEDEPDGSDKMPPDSAVTPVEDPTDVSSLICPIREINPINLCHLVFHKNLGEGCFGKVILASDPDTDEKLAVKKIAKSSCHKETITKEIDILRMAFGCPFITTLRGCVESPTEYIIAMEYVVGRDLYGHLAQSISFDMETSRLFAAEMICGIQFLHEHGVIHCDLKPQNVLIDDMGHIRISDFGASAVNVAEDDLLYGFVGSQGYIAPEIMDGKGFNYLADSFSFGVIMYIMIVGTQPFYSRGTLEQYHLSLWEDDPYFPPWMPIDAHNILEGLLCKTPTARYPITSFIREQLFFLSINWSYVESGTADPPFRWGQR, encoded by the exons ATGGCGACAGAGAGAAGACGAGCCCAAAGAGATCGGGTTCTGAGAGAGAGGAGAGTGATCCATGAAGAGCTGGTATTTTTCGCTTTAGGGCGAAGTGACATAATGCCACCGGACATGGACACTGATGCTACAAAAATGGCGTCAAAACGACAACATCTGGATATGACAAGAAAGACCAAAAGACAAGAGATCCTTTCAAATAGAAGGAAAATGGAGACCCCCATGGAGTTCTCGGATGATGAGCTTCAGAGGGCCATTCCTGTCTCACTCAAGAAGATTGGAAAATTGGCCACCGAGATACGGAAGAGAAATAAGGAGGCCATCCTGAATAAGCGCAGAAACATCAGCGCAGAGATCAACCTGGACGAGGTTCTCCAGGGAACACAGAGACAGGTGTCATCCAGGGCTGAAAGCCAAGACACCCCGAACCTGCAAAGAATGGCagctaaggagagaatgaggaacAACAGAGACTGGGCTGTCCAATGCAGGAGACATCTCACCTATGCTTCACCCATTATTAATGGGAATGGTGCCCTATGCGGATCCTGGTCATCAACCAAAACCATTTCCATCCCGGATTTTCTCTTCCATCTAAGTGATTCCTCACCAGAAAGATCAATGGAGGAAGATGAGCCTG ATGGAAGTGATAAGATGCCCCCGGATTCTGCGGTGACGCCAGTAGAAGACCCTACAGATGTCAGTTCCCTTATTTGTCCCATAAGAGAAATTAATCCCATTAACCTTTGCCACCTTGTATTCCACAAAAACCTGGGAGAGGGATGCTTCGGAAAG GTCATCTTGGCATCTGATCCAGACACTGACGAGAAGCTGGccgtaaaaaaaattgcaaaaagttcATGTCATAAAGAAACAATCACTAAAGAAATAGATATCCTGAGAATGGCTTTCGGCTGCCCCTTCATAACAACTCTGCGGGGGTGTGTAGAGTCACCGACAGAATATATCATAGCCATGGAGTATGTGGTCGGAAGAGATCTGTATGGCCACCTGGCTCAGTCTATATCGTTTGATATGGAAACATCAAG ACTCTTTGCGGCAGAAATGATTTGCGGAATCCAGTTCCTCCATGAACACGGCGTGATACATTG TGACCTGAAGCCTCAGAATGTCCTCATCGATGACATGGGACATATAAGAATATCAGACTTTGGTGCATCAGCCGTGAACGTAGCTGAGGATGACCTTTTGTATGGTTTTGTTGGCAGCCAAGGTTACATCGCACCCGAG ATAATGGATGGAAAAGGCTTCAACTATCTAGCAGATTCCTTCTCATTTGGTGTCATCATGTACATTATGATTGTGGGGACACAGCCGTTCTACAGCAGAGGCACATTGGAGCAATACCACCTGTCTCTGTGGGAGGATGACCCATATTTTCCACCCTGGATGCCCATCGATGCCCATAACATCCTAGAAGGG CTTCTCTGCAAAACTCCAACTGCTCGGTATCCAATAACATCATTCATCCGAGAGCAACTATTCTTCCTCTCCATAAACTGGAGCTACGTGGAGTCCGGCACAGCCGACCCACCATTCCGATGGGGGCAAAGAT GA